Part of the Flavobacteriales bacterium genome is shown below.
CAACTCTGAAAAATGGGTTGCAGAAAACTATCATATTACCAAGCTGACCAACTGCCTGAACTAAAGGCGGTACGCCAAAAAAATGAACTGACCTTAAAGTATAGTTTTGAAAAAGCACGTAGGAGTTATGTTTTCGGCTTCAACGGACAGGAAAAAGAAGATGAGAGAAAGAGCTAATAAGATCAGTTCGGAAACTGATCGTACTGAACACCACACGAGTGACCCTTCGGAACACTCGGGTGAGCGGGGGAATGAGAGACAATCGCATTTTGACGAGTGCTATCTTGGAATGGGAGTATTTATCATCTGGTTTTTAGCTCTGTTTCTTTTGATGACATTTACTATGGACTCTCATGCCCAAACTCGGGACTCTATTGAAATTCGAGTCTGTGATGAGATGCACCGTAAAAAAAGGGATTCTTTGGTTGAGATAGACCTTGTCATTTGTGGAGACACGATACAGTTTCCTTGGACAAAGGAGACGAAGTATCGCAGACCTACTTGTCTTGATGGAAAGAGTGACAACATAATTCCCGTAATCTTAAAAACTTGTCGATACATATACAGTTTTGCGATTCTACCGGAAGAGTGGGATCAGTGTCGCGATTTTACTTTTTGCATCACAGGAGAAAGAGGCAGGCATGGGACCTACGGTTATCATTATTATTATTGCTATAATGTGAGTTCTGCTGGCTATTGCCTCAGAACAAGAAGGTAAAGGCGACTGGCTACTTCCCCCGCTCGCGCAAGTCTTCGGAACGATGACTTGTGTGGAACAGAACACGATCAGTCTCTGACTGATCTATAAGAATGAGAGTCGTCAACTTTCAAAAAGTTGACGACCCTGATGCACGGATCCCCCCCCCCCCAATGTATCAAGTGTTCCGAAGGGTCGCTTGGTCGGAAGCAGGTACCACCTTACATACAGCTTCCTCTGCTTTTGAAGAACAACGCAAAGCAGCCGGTTCCATATAGCACCACATTTCCGTATCTTCGTTCTATCAGATTCCAATACAGCATGGCAACTATTCGTAAATCCATCACCTTTACCGACACACTCAGCAACTGGATGCAATCGCTTGTGGCATCGGGCGAGTATGCCAACGAAAGCGAATACGTGCGAGAGCTGGTAAGAAAAGATAGGGAGAAGAACGCGAAGCTGTTGGCCTTGCGCGAGGCCATAGATGAAGGTCTGAAGAGTGGCGTGAGCCCGAGGTCGGTCACCGACATCCTCACTGCCAAGGAAGCACAATTGCGCAAGGATGGCCGCCTATAGGCTATCGGTGGCGGCAGCTACCGATCTGGAGGACATTTTCGAATACGGCATTTTCCAATTCGGGCTCGCACAGGCCAAAAGCTATGTGCAGGCCATGGAGCAGCATTTTCTGGTATTGTCAGACCATATCGGGCTGGGGCGTGGGGCGGATGAGTTGTCCAAAGGGCTGAAAAGGTTCACCTATGGTTCGCACGTTATCTTTTACATGGCCATACCCGATGGTGTTCTGGTTGTACGGGTGCTTCATCAGAGCATGGATTTTGAGCAGCATTTGTAGCAGATCACTTCCCACTCCCATACCACCCGCTGTACATCACATACTTGGCAGCAATGCCTTTGAGGGTTTCGGCAGAGGTGTCGGGGTCAAGCTGTTTCACCTTTCTGGCGGGTGTGCCCGCATAGATGGCGTTGGGTTCCAGCACTTGGTTTTCCAGCACCACGGCCCCGGCCGCCACAATGGTACCTGAGGGCACAATGGCGTTGTCCATTACAATGGCACCCATGCCTATCAGCACGTTATCGTGTATATGGCAGCCATGCACAATGGCGTTGTGGCCCACGGTCACATCATTTCCCATGCGAGTGGCACTTTTTTCAAAGGTTCCGTGCACCACGGCCCCGTCCTGTATGTTCACGCGGTCGCCCAGAATAAGGTCGTTCACATCGCCACGTAGCACGCAGTTGTACCAGAAACTACAGTTGTCACCGGCCGTAATGCGGCCAATGAGCGTAGCATTCTCGGCCACAAAACAATCCTTTCCAAGTTGGGGCGTCTTCCCGTTCAATGTCCTAATCAATCCCATATTTCGCACAACCTCGTTTACAAGTTTCCGTTAAATATGCGAAATGCCTCGTTTACTGCATGGTCGGTTACCTGTACAGAGGCATAATTTCCGTAAAATTGTCAGTCCTGTGAGAATGGCGTTGAAGACATCCCGAAATCCGATCCTTTTAGTGTTGATGCTGCTGGCTTTCAGCAGCGGTTATGCGCAGGAATGCGGCATCATTTACGTTTCGCCCACGGGCGCCACAAGCGGTGTTGCCGGCACGCGCGATACACCTGCGGAACTTCAGTACGCCTTCACCCTCGTAGACCCTACCAACAACCACATGCGGTTGGCGCATGGCGTTTACGAGCTGACAGAAACGCTCGACATTCCATCAGACCTGGTGGTTGAAGGAGGTTTTGAAGCAGGAACATGGATAAAAACGAATGCCGATACTACCATCTTCCATCGCGATGCGAGCAACTATGATGTGGTGAACAAGGCCCTCATCGGTGTGCGGATGGAGAATCAGTCCAATTTCCGTTTTCAGGACATCACTCTCAAAGTGGATGATGCACCTGCGGGTGGTGTGAGCATTTATGGTATCTACATCTCCGGATGTTCAGATTATTACATTTCGCGCTGCATGGTCTTTACTGGAAATGCTTCGGATGGGTCGCCCGGAGCCAATGGCCAGCAGGGTTTGCCCGGAGCAGACGGAGCAGACGGTGAAACAGGCGAGCAGGAAGGAAATTGCTGTCGTGCCGGTGGTGCCGGTGGTTCTGGTTCATTCTCCGGTAGTAATGCCGGAGGAGCTGGGGGCGATGGTGGCGAATGGGGCGGCTTTCAGGTAATGGAGCAGTGCGTATTGGGTTTTTGTACGTGGGTTGTAACGCCCAGTAGTGAGTACACCAATCCGGGAAATGACGGTAGCAACGGGGTCGGTCAGGGTTACGGACATGGCGGATTGCGGGGAGTTGGCCTATGTGAGTTGACCTATGCGAACACAAATTGTTCATCTACTCAATTGAATGCAGGTGGTGTAGGTACGGATGGCCTTGAAGGAATTGATGGCAATCCGGGTTCTCAGGGTGTTGCTACCTATGCAGGAGGTTTCTACGTTCCAGGCACCGGAACTACCGGTGATCCTGGACAGACAAACGGTGCCGGTGGCGGTGGCGGTGGCGGTGGCGGTGGTAAAGGTTGCGAGCCAGCTGCCATCAACGTGAGTGTGACCTCGGGATCAAGTCCTTATAATGGAGATACGGTCTACAATACTGCCGGTTCGGGAGCTGGTGGCGGTGGAGGTGGCGAAGGTGGCCAGGCCGGTGCGGGAGGTATCGGTGGCGAAGGCGGAGGAGGCATCTTCTGCGTCTTTGCGTACAATAATGGTAGCAATGGGGTCATTCAAGACTGCCGATACCTGATGGGTAATGGTGGTCAAGGAGGTGAAGGTGGAGCAGGCGGCCCTGGTGGCCCTGGAGGGCAAGGAGGCATGGGAGGTGTTTTGG
Proteins encoded:
- a CDS encoding type II toxin-antitoxin system ParD family antitoxin — its product is MATIRKSITFTDTLSNWMQSLVASGEYANESEYVRELVRKDREKNAKLLALREAIDEGLKSGVSPRSVTDILTAKEAQLRKDGRL
- a CDS encoding gamma carbonic anhydrase family protein: MGLIRTLNGKTPQLGKDCFVAENATLIGRITAGDNCSFWYNCVLRGDVNDLILGDRVNIQDGAVVHGTFEKSATRMGNDVTVGHNAIVHGCHIHDNVLIGMGAIVMDNAIVPSGTIVAAGAVVLENQVLEPNAIYAGTPARKVKQLDPDTSAETLKGIAAKYVMYSGWYGSGK